One window from the genome of Chloroflexota bacterium encodes:
- a CDS encoding glycosyltransferase family 2 protein produces the protein MARAAGRLVPRGVSITQPQYRKLSVLIPCYNERGTLATIVQQVRAVDTGLETEIIVVDDGSTDGSREILQKLADDGLVRAAFQPKNAGKGAAVQRALQEATGDILLVQDADLEYDPADYPLLLRPILTGRAKVVYGSRFLGEHRAMYFWHSLGNKLLTLVTNVLYDTTLTDMETCYKVMTADIAQQIQLRSPRWGFDPEITARILRTGNRIYEVPISYAGREYEEGKKISWRDGLVVLITLIRCRFLP, from the coding sequence GTGGCGCGTGCTGCCGGACGATTAGTCCCGCGTGGAGTCTCCATCACTCAGCCGCAGTACCGGAAGCTCTCGGTCCTCATCCCCTGCTACAACGAGCGCGGGACGCTCGCGACGATCGTGCAGCAGGTGCGTGCGGTCGACACCGGTCTCGAGACCGAGATCATCGTCGTCGACGATGGATCGACCGATGGAAGCCGGGAGATCCTGCAGAAGCTGGCAGATGACGGGCTGGTGCGGGCGGCCTTTCAGCCAAAGAATGCGGGCAAGGGCGCCGCAGTCCAGCGCGCCCTTCAGGAGGCAACCGGCGACATTCTGCTCGTCCAGGATGCGGACCTGGAGTACGACCCCGCCGACTACCCTCTCCTTCTTCGACCAATCCTCACGGGTCGCGCCAAGGTTGTGTATGGCTCGCGGTTCCTCGGCGAGCATCGGGCCATGTACTTCTGGCACAGCCTCGGCAACAAGCTTCTCACCCTCGTCACCAACGTCCTGTACGACACCACGCTCACCGACATGGAGACCTGCTACAAGGTCATGACCGCGGACATCGCGCAGCAGATTCAGCTTCGCTCGCCCCGCTGGGGATTCGACCCGGAAATCACCGCCCGGATCTTGCGGACCGGCAATCGGATCTATGAGGTGCCCATCTCGTACGCCGGTCGCGAGTACGAGGAAGGGAAAAAGATCTCGTGGCGCGACGGCCTCGTCGTGCTGATCACTCTGATCCGTTGTCGATTCCTTCCATAG
- the rpmA gene encoding 50S ribosomal protein L27, producing the protein MAHKKGMGSSRNGRDSAGKRLGIKRGDGEVVLAGTILVRQRGTPVRPGVNVGVGRDHTLFALVNGQVKFENATQDRKRVSVYAQA; encoded by the coding sequence ATGGCACACAAGAAAGGCATGGGCAGCTCGCGTAACGGACGCGACAGCGCCGGGAAGCGCCTGGGCATTAAGCGAGGGGACGGCGAAGTCGTCCTAGCCGGCACGATACTCGTTCGGCAGCGCGGAACGCCGGTGCGACCGGGCGTGAACGTCGGAGTTGGGCGAGACCACACCCTCTTCGCCCTCGTCAACGGTCAGGTCAAGTTCGAGAACGCGACGCAGGACCGCAAGCGCGTGAGCGTGTACGCACAGGCCTAG
- the scpB gene encoding SMC-Scp complex subunit ScpB — protein MTESNPEFSQLVAQLVAILFIAGEGADRSAVQRALDLSRAQLNRVLQAARETAIPGLMVQEHGDLLRLVSHPDVADAVRRFVQTPGAVRLSGASLETLAVIAYSQPTTRAQIAEARGVNSDGPIATLLQHGLIAEAGHADSPGRPTLFETTPEFLTVLGLRSLDDLPSLAPPSDTI, from the coding sequence TTGACCGAATCGAATCCGGAGTTCAGTCAGCTCGTCGCGCAGCTCGTTGCAATTCTCTTCATCGCTGGGGAAGGCGCCGACCGATCGGCCGTGCAGCGAGCCCTCGATCTTTCGCGGGCCCAGCTCAACCGCGTTCTTCAGGCGGCGCGTGAAACAGCGATCCCCGGACTGATGGTTCAGGAGCACGGCGATCTCCTGCGGTTGGTGAGCCATCCCGACGTGGCCGACGCGGTCCGGCGATTCGTGCAGACGCCCGGCGCGGTCCGGCTCTCCGGCGCGTCGCTCGAGACGCTGGCCGTCATTGCCTACAGCCAGCCGACGACCCGGGCCCAGATCGCGGAGGCGCGCGGCGTCAACAGCGATGGCCCCATCGCGACCCTCCTGCAGCACGGATTGATCGCCGAGGCGGGCCACGCCGACTCACCGGGCCGTCCGACGCTTTTTGAAACCACACCCGAGTTTCTTACGGTACTCGGGCTGCGATCCCTCGACGACCTTCCCTCGCTCGCGCCCCCGTCCGATACGATATAA
- a CDS encoding DUF1385 domain-containing protein — MMRGQRYMAVAVRAPSDAIILKSTELPRRLYQGVMARIPLLRGAVMLWDSLGLGIQALMFSADVAVGDEDVKLGKPIAWSTAVLGMIIGVGVFFVLPVVATSFFHARIGGSLAVNVAEGILRLAMLIGYVWAIGLMPDIRRVYMYHGAEHKAINAFEAGAPLFTSDIMPYSIRHPRCGTNFLLIVALLAIAVLAPLGRPDSWIVLVGSRVALIPVIAGLAYEVIKWGSSHLNQPIVAAIMAPGLALQGLTTRQPDASQVEVAAAALHEVLRLERPELLGEDALSAAV, encoded by the coding sequence ATGATGCGCGGCCAGCGCTACATGGCGGTGGCAGTCCGAGCGCCGTCAGACGCCATCATTCTCAAGTCCACTGAGCTTCCACGCCGCCTGTATCAGGGGGTCATGGCGCGGATTCCGCTCCTTCGCGGCGCGGTAATGCTCTGGGACAGCCTCGGACTCGGAATTCAGGCGCTGATGTTCTCAGCCGATGTTGCCGTTGGCGACGAGGATGTGAAGCTCGGGAAGCCCATCGCGTGGTCGACCGCGGTGCTGGGCATGATCATCGGCGTCGGCGTGTTCTTCGTGCTCCCGGTCGTCGCGACGTCGTTCTTCCACGCGCGAATCGGTGGCTCGCTCGCCGTCAACGTGGCCGAGGGCATCCTCCGCCTGGCCATGCTCATCGGATACGTCTGGGCGATCGGGCTCATGCCGGACATTCGGCGCGTCTACATGTACCACGGCGCCGAGCACAAGGCCATCAACGCATTCGAGGCCGGCGCCCCCCTATTCACCAGCGACATCATGCCCTACAGCATCCGCCACCCGCGCTGCGGCACGAATTTTCTCCTCATCGTGGCGCTACTCGCCATCGCCGTCCTGGCGCCTCTTGGCCGCCCGGACTCGTGGATCGTGCTCGTCGGATCGCGCGTCGCCCTGATCCCGGTCATCGCCGGGCTCGCGTACGAGGTGATCAAATGGGGGTCGTCGCATCTGAATCAGCCCATTGTCGCGGCCATCATGGCGCCCGGCCTTGCGCTCCAGGGATTGACGACCCGGCAGCCGGACGCGAGCCAGGTTGAGGTTGCGGCCGCTGCGCTCC
- the rplU gene encoding 50S ribosomal protein L21 has product MFAIVETGGKQYKVAPGVAINVERLPSEPGATVELDRVLMIGDEGSVRVGNPFIGGAKVTAHVVEHDRGKKVVVFKYKAKSNYRRRTGHRQAYTRLRIADILSS; this is encoded by the coding sequence ATGTTCGCCATCGTCGAAACGGGCGGCAAGCAGTACAAAGTGGCGCCCGGCGTCGCCATCAACGTTGAGCGGCTTCCATCGGAGCCGGGTGCGACCGTGGAGCTCGATCGTGTCCTCATGATCGGCGATGAGGGTAGCGTCCGCGTGGGAAACCCGTTTATCGGGGGCGCCAAGGTCACAGCCCACGTCGTCGAACACGACCGAGGCAAGAAGGTCGTCGTCTTCAAGTACAAGGCCAAGTCGAACTATCGACGGCGAACCGGCCACCGGCAGGCATACACCCGCCTGCGAATCGCGGACATCCTGTCGAGCTAA
- a CDS encoding YfhO family protein: protein MSIPSIARRLGPIGALLAATLLAYRELLSPSWVLADYDAWTYFYPLRAYAARAVREGRWPLWNPDTFLGAPFFANPQTSMLYPGTALFYLLPLAYAYSLSIIVHVFLAGVFTYAFARSAWGVRRVAAFIGAAGFAFGGFLSSQVGHINQMSASAWLPAIALCADRAARTRDPRWALGGAVALAIQLLAGHAQESYMTVWVVALLLLWRGTIGAAPGSSTRALGGAGPDHWSPRTLGASIWVGAVVVVLGFGLAAIQLLPTAELSAASIRGGGMTDAEAVSFSLPPPSLVRSLMPGYWFNLPSEELGYIGGVGLSFAALALLFGRWRPTICAAGLAAFGLFLALGGANPLYVPLLHHVPGLALFRVPSRWLFVYTFGAAGLAALGADWALRQPSPASVEGMPSPTHGFRWRVALLGAFLALAAMVATPSIAAVHGRIAALWVGALAIPVAGAWIARRWPSAIIGVLLTAVLLGELMWAAMDLPQRYPAPAMVMDSHRAVPTYLAERHAGERILSVAPTEYRLEDEDQLLQRYPGLAPGAVFAFTSALKLDEVMSPNVPLRYGLSTLDGYDGGVLPLRRFLQVASLLAPADELRADGVVRTRLIAVPEARLLKLFDVRAVIANGAFDVDVAGVHFDVATARALGDGQSLRVDLATPSVAQGISILGSIDGQSDRPGEGRMVVTHSDGLREDVPLRVGERVFPATAPGPDSAPQPTAGLSRGGRRDTAVRIPLNPASPVRSIQLEWTGSGAWSVRAATLIRADGTQDQLVLDAGLNRITFPILKVYEPVDRRSAIPLVPDAEVASDDDALRRLSAAPSGDLDRIVYLAPETGNPPAAIGSGRGQGTATFRRRSGRPERLEFERAEGGGGGFLVVDDAWFPGWNAEVDGRPTPLYRADVDFKAVYVPPGAERVTLTYEPASVRWGAAATALTALTMVLLWVFAGRSRRQGQDASA, encoded by the coding sequence TTGTCGATTCCTTCCATAGCGCGACGCCTCGGCCCGATCGGGGCGCTACTCGCCGCGACGCTACTCGCATACCGCGAGCTGCTTTCGCCCAGTTGGGTGCTCGCGGACTATGACGCGTGGACCTACTTCTACCCGCTCCGGGCGTACGCGGCACGAGCGGTGCGCGAGGGCCGCTGGCCACTCTGGAACCCGGATACCTTCCTGGGCGCACCGTTTTTTGCCAATCCGCAAACCTCGATGCTCTACCCGGGAACGGCCCTCTTCTACCTCCTGCCCCTCGCCTACGCGTACTCGCTGTCCATCATCGTCCACGTCTTTCTGGCCGGAGTCTTCACCTACGCATTCGCGCGCAGCGCGTGGGGCGTGCGGCGCGTGGCGGCGTTCATCGGCGCCGCGGGTTTCGCATTCGGCGGATTCCTCTCCAGCCAAGTTGGACACATCAATCAGATGAGCGCGAGCGCCTGGCTGCCGGCTATCGCCCTGTGCGCGGACCGCGCGGCCCGGACCCGCGATCCGCGATGGGCACTCGGCGGCGCCGTCGCCCTTGCAATCCAGCTCCTCGCGGGCCACGCCCAGGAGAGCTACATGACCGTCTGGGTCGTCGCGCTCCTGCTGCTCTGGCGTGGCACGATCGGTGCGGCGCCAGGATCGAGCACTCGCGCGCTCGGCGGGGCCGGACCCGACCACTGGTCTCCCCGGACGCTAGGCGCCAGCATTTGGGTCGGAGCCGTCGTCGTCGTCCTCGGCTTCGGCCTGGCGGCAATCCAGCTCCTCCCCACCGCGGAGCTGTCCGCGGCGTCGATCCGCGGAGGTGGAATGACGGACGCCGAGGCGGTCTCCTTCTCGCTGCCTCCGCCGTCCCTTGTCCGCAGTTTGATGCCCGGGTACTGGTTCAACCTACCCAGCGAGGAGCTCGGATACATTGGGGGAGTCGGCCTGAGCTTCGCAGCCCTGGCGCTTCTTTTCGGGCGTTGGCGGCCAACAATATGCGCGGCGGGCCTCGCAGCATTTGGCCTCTTCCTCGCGCTGGGCGGCGCGAATCCGCTCTACGTTCCGCTTCTGCACCACGTGCCCGGTCTCGCTCTGTTCCGGGTCCCGTCGCGCTGGCTCTTTGTCTATACCTTCGGCGCCGCGGGGCTTGCGGCGCTCGGCGCCGACTGGGCCCTGCGGCAACCATCGCCCGCGTCGGTAGAGGGAATGCCCAGCCCAACCCACGGGTTTCGCTGGCGCGTCGCGCTCCTGGGTGCGTTTCTCGCCCTGGCGGCCATGGTCGCGACGCCATCGATCGCCGCGGTGCATGGGCGGATCGCCGCCCTGTGGGTTGGTGCCCTCGCGATCCCCGTAGCGGGAGCGTGGATCGCCCGGCGGTGGCCCAGCGCGATCATCGGAGTTCTTCTTACGGCCGTCCTGCTGGGCGAGCTGATGTGGGCGGCTATGGACTTGCCGCAGCGCTATCCGGCCCCGGCAATGGTCATGGACAGCCACCGCGCGGTACCGACGTATCTCGCCGAGCGACACGCGGGGGAGCGCATCCTCAGCGTGGCGCCGACGGAGTACCGCTTGGAAGACGAGGATCAGCTCCTCCAGCGGTATCCCGGCCTCGCCCCCGGCGCCGTGTTCGCTTTCACCTCGGCTTTGAAGCTGGACGAAGTCATGTCGCCCAATGTGCCGCTGCGCTACGGCCTCTCCACCCTCGACGGGTACGACGGCGGCGTGCTGCCCTTGCGACGCTTCCTGCAGGTCGCTTCCCTCCTGGCGCCCGCCGATGAGCTTCGCGCGGACGGCGTGGTTCGGACGCGCCTTATCGCCGTCCCGGAGGCGCGACTCCTAAAGCTCTTCGACGTCCGCGCCGTCATTGCCAACGGTGCGTTCGACGTCGATGTGGCCGGAGTGCACTTCGACGTCGCCACGGCGCGGGCACTGGGCGACGGCCAATCGCTTCGCGTCGATCTCGCCACGCCATCCGTGGCCCAGGGCATCAGCATCCTCGGCAGCATCGACGGCCAGAGCGACCGGCCCGGCGAGGGACGAATGGTCGTGACCCACAGCGATGGGCTGCGGGAAGACGTCCCATTGCGCGTGGGCGAACGGGTCTTCCCAGCAACGGCGCCCGGTCCGGACAGCGCGCCCCAGCCCACCGCGGGACTGAGCCGCGGCGGACGCAGAGACACAGCAGTGCGAATCCCGCTGAATCCCGCGAGCCCCGTGCGGTCCATCCAGCTCGAGTGGACCGGTAGCGGCGCGTGGAGCGTCCGAGCAGCGACGCTGATCAGAGCCGACGGAACCCAGGACCAGCTCGTGCTGGACGCCGGGTTGAACCGCATCACCTTCCCCATCCTGAAGGTCTATGAGCCCGTTGACAGGAGGTCGGCCATCCCGCTGGTGCCCGATGCCGAGGTGGCTTCCGACGACGACGCGCTTCGACGGCTGAGCGCTGCCCCATCAGGCGACTTGGACCGGATCGTCTACCTGGCGCCGGAGACCGGCAATCCGCCCGCTGCGATCGGATCCGGCCGTGGCCAGGGAACGGCCACGTTTCGGCGTCGTTCGGGCCGACCGGAGCGGCTTGAGTTCGAGCGTGCCGAGGGAGGGGGCGGCGGATTTCTGGTTGTCGATGACGCATGGTTCCCCGGGTGGAACGCGGAGGTGGATGGGCGCCCGACACCCCTGTATCGAGCCGACGTCGACTTCAAGGCCGTCTATGTTCCGCCCGGCGCAGAGCGCGTTACCCTTACGTACGAACCAGCGTCGGTGCGATGGGGCGCAGCGGCGACTGCCCTGACCGCTCTGACGATGGTGCTCCTCTGGGTGTTCGCGGGACGATCGAGGCGGCAAGGCCAGGACGCGAGCGCCTAG